TATAAAGCCTTGCTATGCAACGATTTGACCATCTTTTAACCACTCGCCCCCATGACATTAATGCGGTATTTGTCAGTGATTTGCATTTATCAAGTGATACGCCTGCCCTAAATGAGGCATTTTTGGCGTTGGTGCAAGATTTGTCCGTTTTGCCAAATTTGCAAAGCCTTTATATCTTGGGCGATTGGCTGGACGGCTGGATTGGTGATGATGATTACTTGACATTGTCCGATGACAAAAAAGCACGGCATTTTTTAACGCCCATTTTAAACGCCCTAAAAACGCTCTCTACAAACACCGCCATTTATGTCATGCACGGCAACAGAGATTTTGCCATTCGTCAAAGCCTGTGCGATACCTTTAACGGCAAACTTATCAAAGAACCGCACTTTTTGACATTACAAGATGACACACATATCCGCCTAGAACATGGCGACCGCCTGTGTACCGATGATAAGGCGTATCAGCGTTACCGCAAAATTATCCAAAATCCTGTTATCTCTTGGCTTATTTTAAAACAGCCCCTAGCCCACCGCCAACGCCTTGCCCACAACATCAAAACCAAATCCCAGAGCGATAAACACCAAAAATCCACCACCATCATGGACGTAAACGCCC
This Moraxella sp. K1664 DNA region includes the following protein-coding sequences:
- a CDS encoding UDP-2,3-diacylglucosamine diphosphatase, giving the protein MQRFDHLLTTRPHDINAVFVSDLHLSSDTPALNEAFLALVQDLSVLPNLQSLYILGDWLDGWIGDDDYLTLSDDKKARHFLTPILNALKTLSTNTAIYVMHGNRDFAIRQSLCDTFNGKLIKEPHFLTLQDDTHIRLEHGDRLCTDDKAYQRYRKIIQNPVISWLILKQPLAHRQRLAHNIKTKSQSDKHQKSTTIMDVNAQAVNHAMQTCNILLHGHTHRPAVHTLGDKKRMVLGDWRYIDDKVQAVIGAVDSDGVGLWVFDWFVK